A region of Kribbella sp. NBC_01245 DNA encodes the following proteins:
- the murJ gene encoding murein biosynthesis integral membrane protein MurJ: protein MSVGRRLAQAAVLVAAVTVLARVVGFGRWLVFSKTVGAGCLADAYATANQLPNVLFEIVVGGALAGAVIPVLAGPVARGDRAAQGRIVGALLTWSFVVLLPVAGLAWLLADRYTDAMLDPGVECGGTAATATRMLAIFVPQIFGYAVAVVATAVLQSHQRFAAGAVAPLVSSLVVVATYVLFASMAPRADEASGGAVNLLAWGTTAGVVALALSVLIPMLLLRLPIRPTLRLDPGVGPVLRRLALAGLAVLVAQQVAYLATTYLANHRGAAGSIAVYTWANAVYLLPYAVLAVPITTAVFPRLAAAYSAGSSEFDRVASTSTRAVLLAGGVGAAALVGTAVPVARIFAYDNGQVQAAQASSLADGLLWFAPGLIGFGLLMHLGRVLYARQAGRHVAAVTGIAWLAVAVLGFVLTSRWDGVDVVGALAAAMSCGMLAGSLALLVVLRRQAGSAVMAGLPRAAVAAVVGALAAGFVGQLVASPASSGGWGRSLVFALLSGLAVVAVYSVVAALVARQDLKLLLRRGE, encoded by the coding sequence GTGAGCGTTGGCCGTCGGTTGGCCCAAGCCGCCGTACTGGTCGCCGCTGTCACCGTGCTGGCCCGCGTGGTCGGGTTCGGTCGATGGCTGGTCTTCTCGAAGACCGTTGGCGCGGGCTGTTTGGCGGACGCGTACGCGACGGCCAACCAGTTGCCGAACGTGCTCTTCGAGATCGTCGTTGGTGGTGCGCTCGCGGGCGCGGTGATCCCGGTACTGGCCGGTCCTGTCGCTCGCGGCGATCGTGCCGCGCAAGGGCGGATCGTTGGCGCCTTGCTGACTTGGTCGTTCGTGGTGCTGCTGCCGGTGGCGGGGTTGGCGTGGTTGCTCGCCGACCGCTACACCGACGCCATGCTGGATCCGGGCGTCGAATGTGGAGGTACGGCCGCAACCGCCACGAGGATGCTGGCGATCTTCGTGCCGCAGATCTTCGGGTACGCCGTTGCAGTCGTGGCTACGGCGGTTCTCCAATCCCACCAGCGCTTCGCGGCCGGAGCCGTCGCGCCGTTGGTGTCGAGTCTCGTTGTCGTCGCCACCTACGTGTTGTTCGCCTCCATGGCCCCTCGCGCGGACGAGGCTTCTGGTGGTGCCGTAAACCTGCTGGCCTGGGGTACGACGGCCGGCGTGGTCGCACTGGCGTTGAGCGTGTTGATCCCGATGCTGCTGCTGCGTCTGCCTATCCGGCCCACCCTGCGGTTAGACCCGGGCGTCGGGCCGGTGCTGCGTCGGCTCGCCCTTGCCGGACTAGCCGTACTGGTCGCGCAACAGGTGGCCTACCTCGCCACGACGTACCTTGCGAACCACCGAGGTGCAGCAGGAAGTATCGCGGTCTACACGTGGGCCAACGCGGTCTACCTGCTGCCGTACGCCGTACTGGCCGTCCCGATCACCACGGCCGTCTTCCCGCGCCTGGCCGCTGCGTACTCCGCTGGGTCCTCCGAGTTTGACCGGGTCGCGTCCACTTCCACGCGAGCGGTGTTGCTCGCCGGGGGAGTGGGTGCGGCGGCACTGGTCGGTACGGCGGTCCCGGTGGCGCGGATCTTCGCGTACGACAACGGACAGGTCCAGGCCGCGCAGGCGTCATCGCTCGCCGATGGCCTGCTCTGGTTCGCGCCCGGGCTTATCGGCTTCGGGCTGCTCATGCACCTCGGCCGGGTTCTGTACGCGCGTCAGGCCGGTCGACACGTCGCAGCGGTCACGGGGATCGCCTGGTTGGCCGTCGCAGTCTTGGGGTTCGTCCTGACGTCTCGGTGGGATGGCGTGGACGTAGTCGGCGCACTGGCCGCCGCGATGTCCTGCGGGATGCTTGCCGGGTCGCTGGCGCTACTGGTGGTTCTACGGCGGCAAGCTGGCTCAGCGGTCATGGCCGGTCTTCCGCGGGCTGCGGTGGCTGCAGTTGTCGGTGCGCTCGCTGCCGGGTTTGTCGGGCAGTTGGTTGCCTCACCCGCGTCTAGCGGCGGCTGGGGCCGGTCCCTGGTCTTCGCGCTGCTGTCGGGTCTGGCGGTCGTAGCCGTCTATTCCGTCGTAGCGGCTCTCGTGGCACGGCAGGACTTGAAGCTGTTATTGCGGCGTGGCGAGTAG
- a CDS encoding peptidylprolyl isomerase: protein MRVARTIAATALAVTGLVATTGTTYAADIPEVTKGPCKYTETPDDPAARPVSLPPDPAHTPDRGKVTVILATNQGPMLLSLDRAKAPCTVQSFLHLAKKRFYDFTTCHRLTQYPTLKVLQCGDPSGTGEKGPGYRYKDELPTDLPNWPDDPTGERKIYARGTLAMANAGPDTNGSQFFLVFGDSRLRPNYTIFGSVDRLGLATLDRINAGGIKPTPENPAPVDGAPNLKTDILLARRTG, encoded by the coding sequence ATGCGAGTAGCCCGAACAATCGCTGCCACCGCCCTGGCCGTAACTGGGTTGGTGGCGACTACTGGCACGACGTACGCAGCAGACATTCCTGAAGTGACCAAGGGCCCCTGCAAGTACACCGAGACCCCGGACGACCCGGCGGCTCGCCCTGTATCGCTGCCGCCCGACCCGGCTCACACGCCGGACAGGGGCAAGGTGACGGTCATACTCGCCACCAACCAGGGCCCGATGCTCTTGTCGCTAGACCGGGCCAAGGCGCCCTGCACGGTGCAGAGCTTCCTCCACCTGGCCAAGAAGCGTTTCTACGACTTCACCACCTGCCACCGCCTGACGCAGTACCCGACGCTGAAGGTGTTGCAGTGCGGTGACCCGAGTGGCACCGGCGAGAAGGGCCCGGGCTACCGCTACAAGGACGAACTGCCCACTGACCTTCCCAACTGGCCGGACGACCCCACCGGCGAGCGCAAGATCTACGCCCGCGGCACCCTGGCCATGGCCAACGCCGGCCCCGACACCAACGGCAGCCAGTTCTTCCTGGTATTCGGCGACTCCCGCCTCCGCCCCAACTACACCATCTTCGGCTCGGTAGACCGCCTAGGCCTGGCCACCCTCGACCGGATCAACGCCGGCGGCATCAAGCCCACCCCCGAAAACCCGGCCCCCGTAGACGGCGCCCCCAACCTAAAAACCGACATCCTCCTAGCCCGCCGCACCGGCTGA
- a CDS encoding GH92 family glycosyl hydrolase, whose product MKGSLFAVRRRAQAVLAGSLVLAIALAAPAAGVPSPGVPSTVDRDQPTHQLERGAQLDVPSRITTSSADPVEHVDPLIGTTNAGNVFPGAVVPFGMFSFSPENSRGNQFRTAAPAGYLYTATKIRGFSLTHMSGTGCAGGSGDIPIFPHAGTVESSPQTDNTDSVYASKFSHANEIAKPGYYKVGLDSGVTAELGATARTGSARFAFPADKPSSVLFRVANSEVGSSDAEVRVDPATRTVSGTVTSGNFCGYLATVGQRSYYKLHFVAQFDQPFSNHGTWTNNVVQPSGLVARGGSTYGTNGWMPAGKGSGAYLGFDAKTVNMRVGISYVSTANAKANLNAENPAGTTLESVTAKAKQAWHKQLKRVEITGGTTDERTTFYTALYHALLHPNLFSDVNGQYWGFDQQAHRVSKGQTAQYATFSGWDVYRSQVQLLAFLEPKIAGDVAQSLLNQANQNGGVWDRWTHASGSTAVMTGDPSAPALAGIHAFGGTNFDVKASLKSLVKAATVPTAKDLSSAGKPVMSIGQRPSLDKYLALHYIPTKSNAWGGAVETLEDVTADFAIAELARRTGDRATYDKFLKRSQYWQNVFNPGAGGYIQNRDENGAWPAFVPETGDGFAEGSSAQYTWMIPHNRAGLFDAMGGVDAANKRLDAFFRNPDGSWALTRAGALHAEMDNEPSINVPWTYNYSGQPYKTQETLRESMKQLWNAGTGGIPGNDDLGAMSSWYVWTALGLYPQVPSRAELLVAGPLFPSAVVHRDNGRTVRINAPGATTDTPYVQSLKVNGKTTSKTYLPESFVTNGGTLDFKIGATANTSWGSKPNDAPPSWRTGELPYQTSTSTSRIVVAPGTTSTEPVVIKAHRLSGKASTVSYTVTTPAGLIAKPASGSFAVDQTGSASVSIEVAPGTPDGRYDVSVALTAADGTALPRLGFSVVVGEPNTMAVLRDGVGISDDAGDHEEADYDGGGVSYSRQALAAAGLTGGGTTTQQGLTFTWPGVPAGDPDNVAMNGQLLNLDVPATATKLAFVGSAVNGNQEDKATLKYADGTTEEVDLSFSDWTLGGGGDTVHFGNLVIATTPYRNQSGGGKDNVATHIFATKPFDFPAGKRPVSVTLPGNTSLRLFTVAYS is encoded by the coding sequence GTGAAGGGTTCACTTTTTGCCGTACGCCGCCGCGCTCAAGCCGTGCTGGCTGGCTCACTCGTCCTGGCGATCGCCCTGGCCGCACCGGCCGCCGGTGTTCCGTCGCCTGGCGTCCCGTCCACTGTTGACCGGGATCAGCCGACGCATCAGCTGGAGCGTGGGGCTCAGCTGGATGTACCGTCGCGGATCACGACCAGTTCGGCCGATCCCGTCGAGCACGTTGACCCGCTGATCGGTACGACGAACGCCGGCAACGTCTTCCCGGGCGCGGTCGTCCCGTTCGGGATGTTCTCGTTCAGCCCGGAGAACAGCCGCGGCAACCAGTTCCGCACGGCGGCGCCCGCGGGTTATCTCTACACCGCCACCAAGATCCGCGGCTTCAGCCTGACGCATATGTCGGGCACGGGCTGCGCGGGTGGTTCCGGCGACATCCCGATCTTCCCGCACGCCGGTACGGTCGAGTCGTCGCCGCAGACGGACAACACCGACTCGGTTTACGCCAGCAAGTTCTCGCACGCCAACGAGATCGCCAAGCCCGGCTACTACAAGGTCGGCCTCGACTCGGGTGTGACCGCTGAACTCGGCGCGACCGCCCGTACCGGCTCTGCGCGTTTCGCCTTCCCTGCCGACAAGCCGTCATCGGTGCTGTTCCGTGTCGCCAACTCCGAAGTAGGCAGCAGTGACGCCGAGGTGCGGGTAGACCCGGCAACGCGAACTGTCAGCGGCACTGTGACCAGTGGCAACTTCTGCGGCTACCTGGCGACGGTAGGCCAGCGTAGTTACTACAAGCTCCACTTCGTCGCACAGTTCGATCAGCCCTTCAGCAACCACGGCACCTGGACGAACAACGTCGTACAGCCCAGTGGTCTCGTAGCCCGCGGCGGTTCGACGTACGGGACTAACGGCTGGATGCCCGCTGGTAAAGGCTCTGGCGCATACCTGGGCTTCGACGCCAAGACGGTCAACATGCGCGTCGGTATCTCCTACGTGAGTACGGCGAACGCCAAGGCCAACCTCAACGCGGAGAACCCGGCAGGGACCACGCTGGAGTCTGTAACCGCCAAGGCGAAGCAGGCCTGGCACAAGCAGCTCAAGCGGGTAGAGATCACCGGAGGAACTACCGACGAGCGGACGACCTTCTACACCGCGCTGTACCACGCGTTGCTGCACCCGAACCTGTTCAGCGATGTCAACGGCCAGTACTGGGGATTCGACCAGCAGGCTCATCGCGTCAGTAAGGGCCAGACCGCGCAGTACGCCACGTTCTCCGGCTGGGACGTCTACCGATCACAGGTACAACTACTGGCGTTCCTAGAGCCGAAGATCGCGGGCGATGTCGCGCAATCCCTGCTGAACCAGGCCAACCAGAACGGCGGCGTCTGGGACCGCTGGACTCACGCCTCGGGCAGTACGGCGGTGATGACGGGCGATCCGTCGGCTCCAGCACTCGCAGGAATCCACGCGTTCGGCGGTACGAACTTCGACGTCAAGGCCTCGCTCAAGTCATTGGTGAAGGCCGCGACCGTGCCAACGGCCAAGGACCTCAGCTCTGCCGGTAAGCCGGTCATGTCGATCGGACAGCGCCCGTCGCTCGACAAGTACCTCGCGCTTCACTACATCCCCACTAAGTCCAACGCCTGGGGTGGCGCGGTAGAGACGCTTGAGGACGTCACTGCCGACTTCGCGATCGCAGAGCTGGCTAGACGTACTGGTGACAGGGCGACGTACGACAAGTTCCTCAAGCGGTCGCAGTACTGGCAGAACGTCTTCAACCCGGGAGCTGGTGGCTACATCCAGAACCGGGACGAGAACGGCGCCTGGCCGGCCTTCGTACCTGAGACCGGTGACGGCTTCGCAGAGGGCAGTAGCGCCCAGTACACCTGGATGATCCCGCACAACCGGGCAGGCCTGTTCGACGCGATGGGAGGCGTTGACGCGGCCAACAAACGGCTCGACGCGTTCTTCCGCAACCCTGACGGCTCCTGGGCGTTGACGCGCGCGGGTGCGCTCCACGCCGAGATGGACAACGAGCCGTCGATCAACGTGCCGTGGACGTACAACTACAGCGGCCAGCCGTACAAGACGCAGGAGACTCTCCGCGAGTCCATGAAGCAACTCTGGAACGCGGGAACCGGCGGTATCCCCGGCAACGACGACCTCGGTGCGATGTCCTCGTGGTACGTCTGGACCGCCCTCGGCCTCTACCCGCAGGTGCCGAGCCGTGCGGAGCTCCTCGTGGCCGGACCACTCTTCCCGAGCGCGGTCGTCCACCGCGACAACGGCCGTACGGTTCGCATCAACGCGCCCGGCGCGACCACCGATACGCCGTACGTCCAGAGCCTGAAGGTCAACGGCAAGACCACCAGCAAGACGTACCTGCCGGAGTCCTTCGTCACCAACGGCGGCACGCTCGACTTCAAGATCGGCGCCACCGCGAACACGTCGTGGGGTAGCAAGCCGAATGACGCGCCGCCTTCGTGGCGTACCGGCGAGCTGCCGTACCAGACATCAACCAGCACCAGTCGAATTGTCGTAGCGCCCGGTACGACCAGCACCGAGCCCGTGGTGATCAAGGCGCATCGCCTGAGCGGTAAAGCCAGCACTGTGAGCTATACCGTCACCACGCCGGCAGGGCTAATCGCTAAGCCTGCAAGCGGTTCCTTCGCCGTAGACCAGACCGGTAGTGCCTCAGTGTCGATTGAGGTCGCACCGGGCACCCCTGACGGCCGGTACGACGTATCGGTGGCACTGACCGCTGCAGACGGTACGGCGCTCCCCCGGCTCGGGTTCTCGGTTGTAGTTGGTGAACCGAACACGATGGCCGTATTGCGCGATGGCGTGGGTATCTCGGATGACGCGGGTGACCACGAGGAGGCCGACTACGACGGTGGTGGCGTCAGCTATTCCCGGCAGGCGCTTGCGGCGGCTGGACTAACCGGTGGCGGCACGACGACGCAGCAGGGTCTGACGTTCACGTGGCCCGGCGTACCGGCTGGTGATCCCGACAACGTCGCCATGAACGGGCAACTCCTCAACCTGGACGTGCCGGCCACTGCGACCAAGCTGGCGTTCGTCGGCAGTGCGGTCAATGGCAACCAGGAGGACAAGGCCACGCTGAAGTACGCCGACGGCACGACCGAGGAGGTCGACCTGTCGTTCAGCGACTGGACGCTCGGTGGCGGCGGCGACACCGTGCACTTCGGCAACCTGGTCATCGCGACCACGCCGTACCGGAACCAGTCCGGCGGAGGCAAGGACAACGTGGCGACGCATATCTTCGCCACCAAGCCGTTTGACTTCCCGGCAGGCAAGCGGCCCGTTAGCGTGACGCTGCCGGGCAACACCAGCCTCCGGCTCTTCACCGTCGCCTATTCCTGA
- a CDS encoding LLM class F420-dependent oxidoreductase: MTVELGRFGVWHQWHKWTPELAQGLEQLGYGTFWLGSSPTADLQAAENLLKATNSVVIGTSIVNMWTSNPAEVAASYHRLVDAYPNRFILGVGIGHPEQSAVYSSPYDKVIEYLDALDEGKVPVAGRLLAALGPKVLKVAAERTAGAIPYLTTPEHTREARELMGPNALLAPEHKVVLETDDDIARSIGRPYVEKPYLGLTNYRKNLRRIGYAQHDIDNGGSDRLIDELVLHGSAVEISDGLTAHLEAGADHVVIQQLGHTDLDLLPGYEALATVLF; encoded by the coding sequence GTGACGGTCGAGCTGGGGCGGTTCGGGGTCTGGCATCAGTGGCACAAATGGACTCCGGAGTTGGCCCAAGGGCTGGAGCAGCTCGGATATGGCACGTTTTGGCTCGGCAGCTCTCCGACAGCTGATCTGCAGGCCGCGGAGAACCTTCTGAAGGCCACCAATTCGGTGGTGATCGGCACCAGCATCGTGAACATGTGGACGTCGAATCCGGCCGAAGTCGCCGCGTCGTACCACCGGCTCGTGGACGCCTATCCGAACAGGTTCATCCTCGGTGTCGGCATCGGCCATCCGGAGCAGAGCGCGGTCTACAGCTCGCCGTACGACAAGGTCATCGAGTACCTGGACGCCCTCGACGAAGGCAAGGTCCCGGTGGCCGGCCGGCTGCTCGCGGCCCTTGGCCCGAAGGTGCTGAAGGTCGCCGCCGAACGAACCGCCGGCGCCATCCCGTACCTGACGACGCCGGAGCACACCCGCGAGGCCCGCGAGCTGATGGGGCCGAACGCGCTGCTGGCTCCGGAGCACAAAGTGGTGCTGGAGACCGACGACGACATCGCCCGGTCGATCGGCCGGCCGTACGTCGAGAAGCCGTATCTCGGGCTGACGAATTACCGGAAGAACCTGCGCCGCATCGGTTATGCGCAGCACGATATCGACAACGGCGGCAGCGACCGGCTGATCGATGAGCTGGTCCTGCACGGCAGCGCTGTCGAGATCAGCGACGGCCTGACCGCGCATCTGGAAGCCGGTGCCGATCACGTCGTCATCCAGCAGCTCGGGCACACCGATCTCGATCTGCTGCCTGGTTACGAGGCGCTCGCGACGGTGTTGTTCTGA
- a CDS encoding glycosyltransferase family 4 protein, whose amino-acid sequence MRVGLVLAESRGGIGQHVASLVPRFVAAGHEVVVCAPPGTADHFDFGQALMVSNPAGLRGCDVTHAHGYRAGMTALQDRTRLRPLIVTWHNAVITKGFKGFVMRLGQRLVARGADVTLGASTDLVDLARGLGAKDVRLAPVAAPAVSESRTSPEAVRIKLGIGDAPLVLSVGRLAPQKDYSTLLDVAALVGSKQPEVVFAVVGGGPLQEELQARIDAEGLPVRLLGHRDDVGDLLRAADVFLLTSHWEARALVIQEALQVGVPVVATAVGGIPELVGEAALLAPAGDTPALAVGVQTLVADPETASVLRDRGLKLAGTWPDEDDVARDLLALYAGLVTSTP is encoded by the coding sequence ATGCGCGTTGGGTTGGTGCTGGCCGAGTCCCGAGGCGGGATAGGGCAGCACGTTGCCTCCCTGGTGCCCAGGTTCGTCGCGGCCGGGCATGAGGTGGTCGTCTGCGCACCGCCAGGTACTGCCGATCACTTCGACTTCGGCCAAGCTCTTATGGTCTCCAACCCGGCAGGTCTGCGTGGTTGCGACGTAACGCATGCGCATGGCTACAGAGCCGGGATGACGGCGCTGCAGGACCGTACGCGTCTCCGCCCACTCATAGTCACGTGGCACAACGCTGTGATCACCAAGGGCTTCAAGGGCTTTGTGATGCGGCTAGGTCAGCGTCTGGTCGCACGTGGCGCAGACGTCACCCTGGGCGCCTCTACCGACTTGGTAGACCTTGCCCGTGGTCTAGGTGCCAAGGACGTTCGCCTGGCGCCTGTGGCCGCTCCAGCCGTCTCTGAGAGCCGTACGTCGCCTGAGGCTGTACGCATCAAGCTTGGTATCGGGGACGCGCCACTGGTGCTCTCGGTCGGGCGGCTCGCTCCGCAGAAGGACTACTCGACACTGCTCGACGTGGCGGCGCTTGTCGGCTCTAAGCAGCCAGAAGTCGTTTTCGCTGTCGTAGGCGGCGGGCCGCTCCAGGAGGAGCTGCAGGCGCGTATCGATGCGGAAGGCCTTCCGGTTCGCCTGCTCGGTCACAGAGACGATGTGGGCGATCTACTCCGTGCAGCCGACGTCTTCCTGCTCACCTCGCACTGGGAGGCCCGGGCTCTGGTGATCCAGGAGGCCCTGCAAGTCGGCGTGCCGGTTGTGGCGACTGCTGTGGGCGGAATCCCCGAGCTGGTGGGGGAGGCGGCTCTGCTCGCGCCGGCGGGCGACACGCCCGCACTCGCGGTCGGCGTACAAACTCTTGTGGCGGACCCGGAAACAGCCTCCGTCTTACGGGATCGAGGCTTGAAGCTGGCCGGAACGTGGCCGGACGAAGACGATGTCGCCCGCGATCTGCTCGCGCTTTATGCGGGTCTGGTCACGAGCACCCCCTGA
- a CDS encoding cupin domain-containing protein, whose translation MTNKPALAVALELEQHPEGGWFRETWRSVVSFEPPGYDGGRASATAIYFLLAPGEESRWHRVKSAEIWLWHSGGPLELTLGGSGDDPGDPRTIVLGPDVANGQHPQAVVPAGAWQAARPAGDVEVLVSCVVSPGFDFADFELR comes from the coding sequence ATGACGAATAAGCCCGCGCTGGCGGTTGCACTGGAGCTCGAGCAGCATCCCGAGGGCGGGTGGTTTCGCGAGACCTGGCGGTCGGTCGTCAGCTTCGAGCCGCCCGGGTACGACGGTGGGCGCGCGTCGGCGACGGCGATCTACTTCCTGCTGGCACCGGGGGAGGAGTCGCGCTGGCATCGGGTGAAGTCGGCCGAGATCTGGCTCTGGCACTCCGGCGGCCCGCTGGAGCTCACCCTTGGCGGCAGCGGGGACGACCCGGGCGATCCGCGGACGATCGTGCTCGGGCCCGATGTGGCGAACGGCCAGCACCCCCAAGCCGTCGTACCGGCCGGGGCATGGCAAGCCGCCCGCCCGGCCGGTGACGTCGAGGTGCTGGTCTCATGCGTGGTCTCACCCGGCTTCGACTTCGCCGACTTCGAACTGCGTTAA
- a CDS encoding CTP synthase, producing the protein MDRASFSQQTKHVFVTGGVASSLGKGLTASSLGSLLTARGIRVTMQKLDPYLNVDPGTMNPFQHGEVFVTNDGAETDLDIGHYERFLDRDLSQVANVTTGQVYSSVIAKERRGEYLGDTVQVIPHITNEIKDRMLAMAGPDVDVVLHEIGGTVGDIESLPFLEAARQVRHDVGRDNVFFLHISLVPYLAPSGELKTKPTQHSVAQLRSIGIQPDAVVCRADRPIPDSVKRKISLMCDVDVEAVVAAVDAPSIYDIPKVLHSEGLDAFVVRRLNLPFRDVDWTRWDELLRVVHHPADEVTVALVGKYIDLPDAYLSVAEALRAGGFNNDAKVQLRWIASDECATPEAAAKLLGDVDAICIPGGFGVRGIEGKIGAIRFARESGTPILGLCLGLQCMVIEVARDLAGLTEANSSEFDPDAEQPVVATMEEQKDIVSGAGDLGGTMRLGLYPANLSEGSIVRELYGAPSVQERHRHRYEVNNAYRDKLETAGLVFSGTSPDNELVEFIELDRKLHPYFVATQAHPELRSRPTKPHPLFSGLISAALVRQRESRLPVEAPVAGSAAPVPPVKKAAKASAAKA; encoded by the coding sequence GTGGACAGAGCTTCGTTCTCGCAGCAGACCAAGCACGTATTCGTCACCGGTGGCGTCGCCTCCAGCCTAGGCAAAGGGCTGACGGCTTCCAGCCTCGGCAGTCTGCTGACGGCACGCGGCATCCGGGTCACCATGCAGAAGCTGGATCCGTATCTCAACGTGGATCCCGGCACCATGAACCCGTTCCAGCACGGCGAGGTGTTCGTCACCAATGACGGCGCCGAAACCGACCTGGACATCGGACATTACGAGCGTTTCCTCGATCGCGACCTTTCCCAGGTCGCCAACGTCACCACCGGCCAGGTGTACTCCTCGGTCATCGCCAAAGAACGTCGCGGCGAGTACCTGGGCGACACCGTCCAGGTGATCCCGCACATCACCAACGAGATCAAGGACCGGATGCTGGCCATGGCCGGTCCGGACGTCGATGTCGTCCTGCACGAGATCGGCGGCACGGTCGGTGACATCGAGTCACTGCCGTTCCTGGAGGCGGCCCGCCAGGTCCGTCACGATGTCGGCCGCGACAACGTCTTCTTCCTGCACATCTCGCTGGTGCCCTACCTGGCGCCGTCGGGTGAGCTGAAGACCAAGCCGACGCAGCACTCGGTGGCCCAGCTCCGCTCGATCGGTATCCAGCCCGACGCGGTCGTCTGCCGCGCGGATCGCCCGATCCCGGACAGCGTCAAGCGCAAGATCTCGCTGATGTGCGACGTCGATGTCGAGGCCGTCGTGGCCGCGGTCGACGCGCCGAGCATCTACGACATCCCCAAGGTGCTGCACTCCGAAGGCCTGGACGCCTTCGTCGTTCGGCGGCTGAACCTGCCGTTCCGCGATGTCGACTGGACGCGCTGGGACGAGCTGCTCCGGGTCGTGCACCACCCGGCCGACGAGGTCACGGTCGCGCTCGTCGGTAAGTACATCGACCTCCCCGACGCGTATCTCTCGGTCGCCGAGGCCCTGCGCGCCGGCGGTTTCAACAACGACGCAAAGGTGCAGCTGCGCTGGATCGCGTCCGACGAGTGCGCGACGCCCGAGGCCGCGGCGAAGCTGCTCGGCGACGTGGACGCGATCTGCATTCCCGGCGGCTTCGGCGTGCGTGGCATCGAGGGCAAGATCGGCGCGATCCGGTTCGCCCGCGAGTCCGGTACGCCGATCCTCGGGCTGTGCCTCGGCCTGCAGTGCATGGTGATCGAGGTGGCTCGCGACCTGGCCGGTCTGACCGAGGCGAACTCCAGCGAGTTCGACCCGGACGCCGAGCAGCCGGTCGTCGCCACCATGGAAGAGCAGAAGGACATCGTCTCCGGCGCGGGCGACCTCGGCGGCACGATGCGCCTCGGCCTCTACCCGGCGAACCTGTCCGAGGGCTCGATTGTGCGCGAGCTGTACGGCGCTCCGTCGGTCCAGGAGCGTCACCGCCATCGCTACGAGGTCAACAACGCCTACCGCGACAAGTTGGAGACGGCCGGTCTGGTCTTCAGTGGTACGTCGCCGGACAACGAGCTGGTCGAGTTCATCGAGCTGGACCGCAAGCTGCACCCGTACTTCGTCGCCACCCAGGCCCACCCGGAGCTGCGCTCACGGCCGACCAAGCCGCATCCGCTGTTCTCCGGCCTGATCTCGGCAGCGTTGGTCCGTCAGCGTGAATCGCGTCTTCCCGTTGAAGCGCCTGTTGCTGGGTCGGCTGCGCCGGTTCCGCCGGTGAAGAAGGCCGCCAAGGCGTCGGCGGCGAAGGCCTGA
- a CDS encoding NUDIX hydrolase, giving the protein MDQPELRFGAGLRDEAESWPVTESEIVHATGRVISVRRDRIEPASGEAFTRDIVEHPGAVGVVALDENERMLLVRQYRHPVRHRLLEPPAGLLDVQGEDYRIGAERELWEEAATKAADWRVLVDAFTSPGLTSEAVRIFLARELSAADEVYDRLHEEADMEVVWAPLADVVKAVLAGDLHNPVLVMGALAAWTTLHTTGFASLRPANAPWPAKDA; this is encoded by the coding sequence ATGGATCAGCCTGAGCTCCGGTTCGGCGCGGGCCTGCGGGACGAGGCCGAGTCCTGGCCGGTGACCGAATCCGAGATCGTGCACGCGACGGGCCGGGTCATCTCGGTCCGTCGCGACCGGATCGAACCGGCGTCCGGCGAGGCGTTCACCCGCGACATCGTCGAACACCCCGGCGCGGTCGGCGTGGTGGCGCTCGACGAGAACGAGCGCATGCTGCTCGTCCGGCAGTACCGCCACCCGGTCCGCCACCGGCTGCTCGAGCCACCGGCAGGCCTCCTCGACGTACAGGGGGAGGACTACCGAATCGGCGCCGAGCGCGAGCTCTGGGAGGAGGCCGCCACCAAGGCCGCCGACTGGCGCGTCCTGGTCGACGCCTTCACCTCACCGGGCCTGACGTCAGAGGCCGTGCGCATCTTCCTGGCCCGCGAGCTGTCGGCCGCCGACGAGGTCTACGACCGCCTCCACGAGGAAGCCGACATGGAAGTCGTCTGGGCGCCCCTCGCAGACGTCGTCAAGGCCGTCCTAGCCGGCGACCTCCACAACCCAGTCCTAGTAATGGGCGCCCTAGCCGCCTGGACCACCCTCCACACCACCGGCTTCGCCTCCCTCCGCCCAGCCAACGCCCCCTGGCCGGCCAAAGACGCCTGA